In Pleurodeles waltl isolate 20211129_DDA chromosome 5, aPleWal1.hap1.20221129, whole genome shotgun sequence, one genomic interval encodes:
- the CALM2 gene encoding calmodulin-2 isoform X2 → MADQLTEEQIAEFKEAFSLFDKDGDGTITTKELGTVMRSLGQNPTEAELQDMINEVDADGNGTIDFPEFLTMMARKMKDTDSEEEIREAFRVFDKDGNGYISAAELRHVMTNLGEKLTDEEVDEMIREADIDGDGQVNYEEFVQMMTAK, encoded by the exons ATG GCCGATCAACTGACAGAGGAACAGATTGCAG AATTCAAAGAAGCGTTTTCCTTGTTCGATAAAGACGGCGATGGTACGATAACAACAAAAGAATTGGGGACTGTAATgcggtcacttggacagaatcCAACGGAAGCAGAACTCCAGGATATGATCAATGAAGTAGATGCGGATG GCAATGGCACAATTGACTTTCCAGAGTTTCTTACAATGATGGCCAGGAAAATGAAAGATACAGACAGTGAAGAGGAAATAAGAGAAGCATTCCGTGTATTCGACAAG GATGGAAATGGCTACATCAGTGCTGCAGAGCTTCGTCATGTGATGACCAACCTGGGGGAGAAGTTAACTGATGAAGAAGTTGATGAAATGATTAGGGAAGCAGATATTGATGGTGATGGGCAAGTAAATTATGAag aGTTTGTACAAATGATGACAGCAAAGTGA
- the CALM2 gene encoding calmodulin-2 isoform X1 produces MQADQLTEEQIAEFKEAFSLFDKDGDGTITTKELGTVMRSLGQNPTEAELQDMINEVDADGNGTIDFPEFLTMMARKMKDTDSEEEIREAFRVFDKDGNGYISAAELRHVMTNLGEKLTDEEVDEMIREADIDGDGQVNYEEFVQMMTAK; encoded by the exons ATG CAGGCCGATCAACTGACAGAGGAACAGATTGCAG AATTCAAAGAAGCGTTTTCCTTGTTCGATAAAGACGGCGATGGTACGATAACAACAAAAGAATTGGGGACTGTAATgcggtcacttggacagaatcCAACGGAAGCAGAACTCCAGGATATGATCAATGAAGTAGATGCGGATG GCAATGGCACAATTGACTTTCCAGAGTTTCTTACAATGATGGCCAGGAAAATGAAAGATACAGACAGTGAAGAGGAAATAAGAGAAGCATTCCGTGTATTCGACAAG GATGGAAATGGCTACATCAGTGCTGCAGAGCTTCGTCATGTGATGACCAACCTGGGGGAGAAGTTAACTGATGAAGAAGTTGATGAAATGATTAGGGAAGCAGATATTGATGGTGATGGGCAAGTAAATTATGAag aGTTTGTACAAATGATGACAGCAAAGTGA